A segment of the Coffea arabica cultivar ET-39 chromosome 8c, Coffea Arabica ET-39 HiFi, whole genome shotgun sequence genome:
GAAAGAACATGGACTGCTATTGTTATAAAAACTATTTGACGAGCCTTAGACAATTGATTTTCTGATTAATTTTTGTTTGTGAATATAGAATATAATAGGTTTCGTCTAATAAAGACAAAGTAAGATGAATATAGAATCTCAAACAATGAtggaaatatttatttataatctAACAATGTATACTTGTATAGTCCGAGAATCTATCTTTATCTATATGTCTGTGCAACACTAAAAAACTGTGAAGGAGTATATGCTTTATACTATGCTGTTGATTCCCACATATCtgcctttcttttttattcttctaGCCACACATTAATCTACCTTAATTGCCTTCATTGGAAAACTAGTATTTTGACCTGTGCACCAGCACAGTTCTTTTTTATATCAGCACAAGTTGTGAATCAATGCAAACATGAAtgaataattcaagaaaaaaataaaacaatattTCTATATATTCATGTTAGAAATGTAATGTATTGAAGTGTTTAAGTACTCTATTATCGAGAAGGTTTTGATCTAGTGACTAAGGTTGAGATTTCAAAACGCAAGGGTCTTGAGTTCAAATCCTCTTTCCCCCTTCCATCATTTTATATCCCATCTATTCCCTGCTACAATTGACTTCAAAGGTTGCACAGGCATGGGAAAACCATAAATTGCACCAGTGACAAAGTTGTAGACACTGGCAAAGATCAGTGTGGTACCAACATTCAGGTCCTTGCCTAGTGTCAAAGCCAATATTATCTGTGTTTTCAAattcggaccggaccggccggtctgaccggttgaaccgggaaCCGGTCAAGTGTCAGGTCCGAGTTGGTCATCAAAACCGGGAGATTCAAAACCCGGTCAAAATCCGGATTTAACCGGtacagaaccggaaaaaccggtcCAACAGgagattttgtaaaaatagttcaaacttttttaatattatgttttggcccCCTAAATTGTGAAAActtattaatatacctcaaatatttcatactttataaatattgtcctaaaatttgatgttatttttcaattaaatccataattttaattctaaacttgttaatgtttattaaataatataaattgttatttgattgttctaatttctttgtattttcttgttaaatatatttgaaacatcaaatagatatgaatatacctttattaatatcaatatgttattggatattttatatacaataatttaatttttaaataatttttatttatgacgtcatccggttcgacccctatcgatccccgatcgaacccattgacccctgacctcggccgagtcaatatccggtccggttctgaaaacatagaatATTATAGCAATACAGGTGCCCGAATCCCCCGCACATGGCACCATTTAGGTCGGCCCACTTTGATCTGAAAATTAAGTGCCTGCAGCCCCCATTGCACCATTTAACTCgttcttgtttggattgccatttttctcaaaaaaattttatgttttgtcGTAAACTCATTTGCCAATCACCTTCTTACTTCACATGTATCAAGTcgttacaatatatttttctataaagctccggaaaatagcaatccaagtTGTTCCTTCACTTTCTGAACAACATTGACCCTTTGGCCGCGGTTGCTGGTTTGATTAGTGTTTTCCAAAGGTCTTTCCATAGCCTAACTCTTTGGTAGTCCGGTGGAAGTGGGTTTTTGGGAAATCTCTTCCATTGAGGTAGAGCTAAAAATATGCCAAGGATCAGGATATTTATTATGCATGCAagactggtttttttttttttgctttttgtcAAAAGCAGCATTTTATTCCATTTCTAACCTGATAAAATGAGGTTGGTTACAAAAAAAGTTACCACTCGAGTTGGCACTTCAAGGAGCTACATGGGAAAGTCCCCTTCCCATTTAACATTTTCTAACAAGCCTAACAACAAAACAAACTTTGCTAGTTTATGCGCACACATGTTACCGATTCTACGGACAAAAGAAACCACTGTACATTGGTCAAACAAGCCCCTCATCTTGTAGTACAACTGCAATTCTGGATTCCCTGGCATTTTCCTCCAATGAGATCATGTCCACGATCGTTTTGCAATCAGATTGGAATTCCACTACCCTCCATTGTGCTTCCCGAGCCATCACCATTCCTGCTCTGACTGCTACAGCTTCCTCCACTCACCATTCCCATTCTGAGTGGTTCGCTTGAGTATATCTCGGATCTTGCCCATGCCTTCACCTTCAGTAGTCTTCTTTTCCAAACTCTCTATGCATGCAAGACTGGTTTACTCAAAAGAATACGTGCCATTGAGTTAGCTAAATGCAGCTCTTGGGAAAAGAAAAGCGTCTGCTGCTGGATTAGGCGTGAGGCATCAAGCAAGCCAAATGTTACTGATGACGATCATAGTTTCTCCTCGAGAGAACTGGCCTTGGGAAGAATATAAAACTTGTTGGAGATTGAGATGGGTATAGAATCTTCATCATCTATAAGAAAGAGTTTGACGGAGTCTATATGTTACATCAAATTAGTTATTCGCATATTCACTACCTTTGTTTGTAATTATATCATGTTAATAACAGTATAaaggcttttttctttttttggttttatttgatGACGATGCAGGATCATAGTTAGTAAATACTCATATAATACACACCCGTAAGTATTATTCAAAACATACATTTtaagttatataaaaaataagagCGATCTATATCATAAAaactataatatatttattcatattttttagTTTCATAACTTTCAAATATGTTCGTACTATTCACGAATAAATTTGTATGCTTAATTTTACCGAACTCGTATTTTTGTGACACATTGAAAACTTTTCATCGTactctttgaaaaaaaattcatacaattatTCAAGCAATTTTTGTGACACATCCTTCAAACTCTACAATAGGATAACTATCCATTAAAATTTACCAACACTAGGCATATAAAGTTCCTGTCATACTTCCAAAGGTCATAAATTCTCATTCTCCCAAAATGCAAAACTGGGAAGACATCTATCCccaacacccaaaaaaaaacaaaagaacaaaaaaaataatgcaaCAGCAACTTTTCCTGTGTTCACTCATCATCATCctcgtcatcatcatcatttccAGCAGCCGAGTTCAATGCATTTAACCTCTCTATCAACTTAGCCCTTCTTTCCTCGTAAGTTAGCTTTTTAAGGTTGTACCTGAAAGAAGTAAACCACTCGGTACATCAGAACAAGGAATGAAGGAAATATACAAGGATGAAGTGACTCAGCAAGAGTCAAGATAATTGGTCTATTACAACGAATTCATGTTCTAAAAAATTTCACCTCAGTAGGAAACTACCAAGAAAGCAAATAAGTGATTGAAATGCATCTATCTCATTGAGACCAGACCTTCTAATAAAACACTTACCTCTTGTGTTCCTTTGGAGGCTCCTTCTCAGATTTCTTTGCAGAAGAATCAGCACGAATAGCTGCATGGACTTTTTTGTACAACTCCTCGATATTATCTGCCTCCAAACCCCTTTTTATGTACTCACTAAAATGAGACTGATACCTCTCTGGTTCATCTTCAATCAATGTCTGCACATTCAGAAAAGCAACATAGCATCTCCAGACAGAGAACTAAAAAGAAACTGCCAAAACAGAAATGATGTCCATCCACATTATACTTACTCTCATGTAAGCCGCAACATGCCCGCCATAGATGTACTTGCGGTGAACCTCAGGGTCAAGTTGTTTAGACTCCTTGTCAAATCCAGCAAACCTCTTTTCACCATGAGGTATGTCAAGCCCACCATCCAATGCCCCCTAAAACCAAGCACAAAATAATGTCACATGGGACAAAATTTGGACTGTGTTTGCAAACATAACTTGAACTAGTATCAAACTCTCCCTAAAAGTTGGCCAGAGAGTTTCTATGTCCAAAAGATAGTTTGGATATTGGCTACATTTGTAATTTTAAAACCTTCATCACCATTGCTATTCCTCAAACATCAAGACATGATTTTGAACATTAAATACAGTTCTTGAGAGCCAAGCAGGTCTTAATTTTAGATTACCACGACTTCAACCATAGGATCTTGTCAATTCCCCAATCCAAAgctcttgaaacatgcaaatacaTGTATCATGCTTGATACATCAGCACAAGATATAGTATAATGTTGACACAAATTTAATACTGAACAAACATAACAATTATCAACCATTGTTCACAGTGGACTCGTCGCAACAGAATGTCAATAATGAGTTGTTCAGACTTAAAGACCAACACCATTACTCTCACCACATGCCGTTAGGAATATTCATTCAGATTTCAGAGTATTCTACAACTTTTCCACATCTCTTTGACTAAAAGGGTACATATCACTCAACATATTATACTGGTCAAATCAGTTCGCCACCAAGCATATCAAAATTGAAAGGCGGCAAAATTTTTTCAAGTTAATAGACCCACATTTCGTCATAGCATGAAAGACCATGAATAAGAGTCTAACCTTGAGTGCACCAAAAACACGGTTGCCTGTGGTGGTCCGTACAAGACCAACATCCAGAAGAGCACGGAAAGGCCTTCTGCTATCAGCTGGTTCAACAGAGTAATCTTCACCAGTAGCCTGTCAGTATAATAGCTCAATAAATAATTGCTCCAGATCACTGGAATATGACACCCCCTTTTTCCCCTCTCAAGAGAAGTGCAAGAGAAGATCATATATACATTAAGAGGCATACACTCTGGTTACCTCAACATTTCCTTCATACTCCTCATCCATTTGAAGCTCTTTGAGAACTCGACGAGCCAGTAGAAGACCAGTACAGTAAGCTGAGATACCACTTCTCACAGTCAGAAGACGTGCATCTAAAAATTTGCCcaaaaatccaacttaaaaatCCTAATCAGTCAAGTAGGTACCAGCAGCATAATTTGTCAGTCCAATTTCAAGGCCGTAACGCGGCAATTCATGTGCATAAGCAGATGCAAGCACAATGTCGCCTGCAATGCTAGCAGAAACAATTTGTGCAACAATGTCCTTGTTGGTCTACAGCCAGTGTCAAGGTAGTATATCGGTCCACAAAAACATAATGAGGTTCTATGCTACACAGTAATCAACTATCTTCCAACTAGACATCACCAGTTCAGTCAGTCAGTCAGTCATGTGGCACCACATAAAATAACCAATGGCATTCATGCACCAGACAGAGAGATTCAGACATCAATACTACATCACATACCTACCAACTACCAATAACTGAGAACCCAACTAAGAGGGAAAAAACAGCAAGAAAAAAGGTAACAGGGAGAAAATAAAAGCAGCCAAAAAACACAGGACACACAAGCGGAAAGAATCCCATGCCCATGCAGGAAAAAGCAGAGAAAACCAAAAATAACCCCAGCAATAAGATAAGAAATGACGCCAAAATTCCTGTGAAAAAAACTTGGAAAAAGATGACAGAGTAGGATACAAATCTCACAACAAACCGATACTTTGGGGTATTATACTTGTTTTTGTCCTGATTGATCAACCGAACTCTAGCTCGATAGTCTGTCTTCCCCTCTACATAATGTagacaaaaatcaaaattaatagcATTCAGTGCCACATAATATCCTCAGCATGAAAAGCAACACAGAGGCAAACCAAAACCCCCATACCTCTCCTCCTTTTGAATTGGACTTGATACCGCTTAAAGTATGCTTTTGTTTTCTGGGCTTTAACGAATGCCTGAAAGTAATATTATGTTATCTGATTGAATCAAAAAACTTAAAAGCCTACCAAACACACGCAACACACACAGACGCAGAAACTAGCAAAAGCTAATAATGATGTAAAAGTTGAACCCAAAAAGAGAAATTAcgcatcaatcatcaatcagtTAAAAATAATCATATCATGCCCAGTTCTAGTGAATCAACAGCTCAAGAACTTCAAAGTTCAAACAACAACATTACCACATATCATAATAAAACATTCCCGGGCTTGTCAAATGAAGCAACATTTCTATTCTGAAACAATTCCAGTTCTGATTCAGAACCAAATGCAGCCTATGCACATTCACATTCATGGTCCAAACCCAAAAAACTACCTCTAATTTTAAATCTTTTACTCGATTAACTGATAAATTTAATTGATATCTTTTAGTAGATTAACTTAACCAGCAGCATTTGGGAACCTAAAGTCCTCAATTTGACTAGATTGAACCATACCATTCAATTAACCTATGGAAACCCCAAAAAACATGCAACagaataaacaaaataacaaagCAAAATCTTCCACAAAAGCAATCGACTCACTCCTGAAAACTCGTAACATTTCCTAATACAATTCTCCTAGGCATTTCACAGTTTTACTCCGCATTTATCACCGAGCAAATGCAGAAAACTTAAAATAAAACATCAGATCAAATCCATATCCAGGTAAAACGAAATAAATTACTGTAAAATTTTTAACAGCTTGAAGCAGCAATGTAGGTTtagtttttctcttttataCCATTGCGGTTCCTCAAATTGCTTCCTTCCGCCGACAGCTGCCGCTTGCCGCCGAAATTTGTCGGGTGGGAGAGGGCGGGTTTAGGAAGCTGAAGAAGAGCATCCATCTCCAGAGAAGCCGCTTATATATCAGAACTAAAACCCTAGTGCTCTCAAGCTAAGCTTTACTACTGGGCTATTATCATTCGAAACTTTGGCCCAAACTAAAATTAACGAAGGCTGGAGTTGGGTCAGCACATAGGAGATTTTCTCGGcccattttattttgttatttgcatttttgttgaggaaaaaaattcacttttcgtcCTTATATTCTCAGCTAAAGACACATTTCATTCCCAAATTTTTCGACAAAACACATTTAGTACATAAATTAACAATTTCTGACCACATTtagtccaaaaataataaattgctCAATTTGAATGGAGAAGGCCACGTGGCCGTTAACAAAAACCCAAATATCGGCCAAAACCAACGAAACAAATCTATCATTTTTACTCTCTCTTACCTTCGTCGATTTCCTTCTCCAAATTCCCCTTTTCACACCGATCCAAATCCACAATCAACAGAGTGGAGGTTTCTGATTTGTGATTGAAAGCCACCGAATGTGGAGAAAATATCGGTTCAGAAGAAAGAATTCAACAATCATGCACCCCCTAAATTATAGTAatatttctagggttttgatttgtTAGATAAAGAGTTAAATGTAAAAGTTTTTAACTTTTGTGAGTATAATATTTAGATGTGGTTCCCGAGGTTTGCACTGTAGGTATTCTCGTTACTTTGAGTTGTATTGGGTTGAAAAGATTAATTATTATTAACCTGATTGTCGAAGCATAAATGTTTGAATAATATGCATGTGGTCCTTATTTGTGATTATGATTTTAAGATGGGTCCATGATGTATGCATTATTCAGTGCATTGTTGTTAATGTAGGCCCTATTAATTATTGAATGATTGAtatgtgcatttttttttaccaGAACAAGGTAGTACACTTATAACTCTAAGATGTCACCATGGAGAGTTGATTTCATACACTCCTCATCCGCATTATGAGAGATGGAGATGCATGTGTCATTGACTATGTTTAAAGCATAGGTTCAAATGTTTTTGAAATAGATAGATTGACTGAAAATACTGATTTGTATAGACACAAAGTATATTATGGTTGGGAAAACAAGAACTTTATAAGGATAGAAACAAGTAGAGAATTGCGTGGATATATTAAGAGGAATGGTGGTTTAAATAGGAAAATTATTTTGTATGTTGAGGTATCATTCCATGAAATCTTTATTCAACAGCTAGGCTATGATCTGTTTCAGATTGGTGAGAATGAAGGAACTGATGGCAATGACAATTTTAATACACCTAATGCTGACCATAGAGGGGGAGGAAAAGACAATGAGGCCAATGGGAACAATAATAATGATTCTGATTCAGGGAGTGAATCCTTTTTTTTAGTAGTGGACCCTGATTATAATATGACTGATAGTGATAATAATGAGTTCCATGACAATGTAGATAAAAATGCTGAATGGTTACGTGTAAAACACCataagaatttttgaaaaacaagccAACTGAAATTGAAAGAGATGACAATTTGGAGCTGCTAGAGGACAATGATGTTGCCCCATCTTCTGAATCTGATTTTGAAACTGTGAATGAACATGATGATGAAAAAATCAATGGTGAATGTACAATCTTCAACCCCAAAGATATTGACAATCCAAAATTAGAGTTAAAAATATTGTTCAATAGTATAAAAGAGTGCAAGTTGGTTGTGAAAAATTATAGTATAAGACAGAGCAAGCCATGTTCATTTATAAAGTAGGACAAAATCAAATTGAGGGCAAAGTGTAGAAGTGAAGGGTGTGATTGGCTTATTTATGCTAGAAAATTGAGTGGGGAAAGTAGTGTGCAAATCAAGACATTTGAGGACATCCACAAATGTGATTTTACCTATGACAATTCACTTGTAAATTATGGATGGGCTGGTAGAAAGTATATTGGGGAGTTTAGGACTAATCATAAGGTAGATATGGAGCACTTTAGAATAACTGTAATGAAGGATAATAAGTGCTCTTTCTccaaaaaaacaaacatacaGGTCCAAGAGAAAGGTTATGAAGATTATTCATAGGAGTGAAACTCACCAATATAATAAGCTAGGagcatgcatgcatgaaatTCAGAAATCCAACCCTAGTAGCTCCATTATATTGAAAACTTGTGGATAGATCTATAAGTACACCAACACAGCAGCAAAGATTCCAAAGGCTGTACATGTGTTTTAATGGAGTGAAACAAGGTTTCTTAGTTGGATGCAGACCTTTGATTGGAGTAGATGGTTCTTGAAAGGGTTAGTTAGGGGAGTTCTATTGATAGATGTTGGATTAGATGCCAATAATAACATTTATCCAAATGCATATGCTGTAACAAAGGGAGAAAATAAGGAATCTTGGGCATAGTTCTTCAAGTTACTCAAAAAAgacttgaaaattgaatggGATTATGAGTGGACTATCATAAGTGACAAGCAAAAGGGACTGATTCAGGCATGTGACAGTGTTTTTCCAAATGCAGCTCATAGGTTTTGTATGAAACACATGCATGGCAACTTTTCATCTACTGGATTCAAAGGAGCAGCTCTGAGAAAAGTCTTATGGGCTGCTGCAAAGACAACTACTCCAGCAAAATTTCCTAGCAGAATGGAAGAAATGACAACAATTGACATACATGCAGTCAAGGAATTTGAGGGTGAATTCTTAGTTtatgatagaaaaaaaaaagaattctacaACGAGAGCGATTCTTGGAGTGTGTTCTGCAAATAGGAGTCTTCGCATTCCCCGAATGCGAGCTCGTGAGCTCGCATTCCGCAAATGCGAGCTCGAATTGGAGCTCGCATTCCcggaatgcgagctcactgAGAGCCAAGACAAGGAGGAAATCATGCAAATATTGAAAATACTTCATGCAAGATGGTTCGGCAGCAGGCTCGCGGCACAGCCTTTATGGTGTCTGATGTAGTTTCCTTTCATCTGACTGCAACTAATGACTTGAACAGTCAACACTTAGACTATAGTAATAAAAATTCTAAACATTTTCCATCTTTTAGCCGCAAAAATCCTTATATTTAAGCACAAAACAAATTAGATGAAAGGATCATGCGAGCATCAAAGAACAgttttttcttcaacaacaatGCTTCTGCAAATTTTGATGCAGAAAATCATGCAAAGCTTCAAACAAAACTAGTGAACCTATCACCCCAAATACCCCTTAACACTGAACACTTCAAATGAAACCAGGGTTATTGATTATAAACACAAATCTCAGCAGATCAGAACTTGCGGCCAAACAAAGACAACCAAACAGCAACTAAAGTAGATAAAGTTTCAAAGCCGCAAGTCTGAACCAGCAAACTAGGAGTTCATGCAAAGAAATATTAAATTAGAGCTCGCATTTgcggaatgcgagctcaataaGTAGAGCTCGCATTTCACGAATGCGAGACCCCCCGGACGGAATTCATTACCaaaatcaccccttttgtagaatttttttaaaatttatcacaaaattagaaatttctcGGGGTTTGATGATAAACCTCCAGCTCATTGGAGTAGAGTCTACTTTAGCACTTATCCAAAATGTGATATCTTGTTGAATAATGTGTGTGAGTGTTTCAATAGCAAAATAGTATATGCTAGGGAGAAGCCAATCAttgaaatgttggaattgtcaAAATTGTATATGATGCAAAGATTGCAGCAAAATAGGGACTTGACTCAATAGAAGTGGAAAAATTATATGTACTATCCTAAGATTGTTGAgagaatagaaaaaaaaatggaaaaaatcgTGTTTtcctttcaaatcaaataaGGACTTGTATGAGATTTCTTTCCCATATAGTGATCATTATGTAGTGAACATCAAAGACCATACCTATTCATGTAGAAGATGGGAATTGACAGGAATTCCTTGTCCCCATTATATTTCTGCACTATGGATAGCAAAAAACGATTCAATATTGTATGTAGCCAACTGGTATACAGTGGAGAAGTACTTGAAATGCTATGACGGCTGTGTGTCCAATGAATAGGGAAAGAAATTGGGAGAACATTGAACTTAAAGGTCCAAAACCATCTCTGTACAGTAAACCAGCTGGAAGaccaaagaaataaaagagaaagaGTATGGATGAGGTTgagcaagcaaaaaaaaaaaaaaaaaaagcagagtTGGATAGGTGATAAGATGCAAATATTGTCTGCAAAGAGGTCAGAATATGAGATCTTGCAAGCTTAGAAAGGATGAGCAACATGCAGTATCTACTGAAGCAGTCTATGCGGCCTCCCAAGTTCCTCAAAATACCACTACAAATATTGAAGACATCTCTGTAGACTGCAATGAAGCTGAAGCTGAAACTGAAGAGCTAGTTACATGTACACCTTAAATTTTTGGCAAGAATTCAGTTGATAAGACAACTCCAGTGCCTATAAATATTGTATTTGTCTCACTTTTTTTCTGTTACTTCAAACATTCTTCAACATACTGTACGTTTATGTTATTGTTTttgcagaaaagaaagaaaccaaaaaaagagAATGCAACTAGACCAACAAAAATAGTTGTTGATGTTGGTGTCAAAGAGTCTATCCCATCTTCACCTAATTTGTATGAAGTTTTTGGTCTAAAAAGGTCTCAAGTGAAGTATACCCAACCGTTACATCCAAAAAGAAGACAACGATAAGGTGCCTCTCAAAAGTAGGACTGAACATATAGACATGGCTGCTACCAAACAAAGTGTTGCTGCTTTCTCTAggttgaaggaaaaaaaagaaacagctATAAATATGCACATGATGGCAGTCTTTTGCTGATACTTTTTATGTAATAGTCTTAGTTTTAGTCTTTTGCTGATGCTTTTGAACAAGACTTCTCTTTTTGAACAAGATGTTTTCGTTATGGTGCTGATCACCTCTTTGAGAAAGTCTATGATCCTTGAACAAGTTGTtcaatttggtattattttaaGTTCTTACTTAATGGAAATGATGCCAATTTGTGTATATTGGCTTGTTAATATATTacataaattccagattagCTTGTTATTGTCACGTATAAACAATTTGTCTCACTATGCTGTTGGTCATCTTTTTGAtgttattcttattttatcCAAATTGCCTTACTATCATTTTGCTGAAACAGAGCAATTttattaccaaattttgtacaacATACAATGCAACAGCCATTCAAAACCATCTTCCACATTAACAACCAGAAATAAGGGCAGTAGTACATAATATAAACACTCTAAATCAGACCTACAAGTTATAGAATTGCACATCATCATTTGCAAGATCCAAAAGCATGCTATTTCTACGTTTACAAATTCAGTCAAATTTCTACCCCATGAAAGAAACGAACCATAGTCAGCAGCCCCTTTTTTGGTAACTCATTCCAACCTTAGTATCAACTTTCCTTCTCTTGCATTTGCATGTCCCCTATTTTTCCCAGCAATAGATATCATAAGTAGCATAGCCAATATCAGGATACTACAAATCATAATTTTTCCCTTCTTCGACTTTTTCGAATTGTTTCCTCCATTTTATTTATCCTTCTCAGCAAACCAGGTATTATGCTCCATCCTCTTGCACAGATTGGTTCATCAAACTATTCAAAATATTTGTACCTATCCGGCCTCTATAAATACAACCACATTCTTACAACATCAGCAAAGTGAATTTTCTGCactttacttacaaaaaattaTATTACGCGTATCGACCATCTTGGACAACCATAGAATCTTCTTCCAAGATTATCATCCCGTCAACAAGTCGTCAA
Coding sequences within it:
- the LOC113707189 gene encoding large ribosomal subunit protein uL18, with translation MAFVKAQKTKAYFKRYQVQFKRRREGKTDYRARVRLINQDKNKYNTPKYRFVVRFTNKDIVAQIVSASIAGDIVLASAYAHELPRYGLEIGLTNYAAAYCTGLLLARRVLKELQMDEEYEGNVEATGEDYSVEPADSRRPFRALLDVGLVRTTTGNRVFGALKGALDGGLDIPHGEKRFAGFDKESKQLDPEVHRKYIYGGHVAAYMRTLIEDEPERYQSHFSEYIKRGLEADNIEELYKKVHAAIRADSSAKKSEKEPPKEHKRYNLKKLTYEERRAKLIERLNALNSAAGNDDDDEDDDE